Proteins encoded by one window of Candidatus Neomarinimicrobiota bacterium:
- a CDS encoding cytochrome c, whose protein sequence is MFRKINNTGKERSAPLRHMKWLLIISGLAFTALDSTDTFSQELINGMNSQPTAEAISKGKELYDVTCAYCHGLDGKGDGPAADFLIPAPRDFSEGVYKFRRTLSGIVPSDWDLYESITKGIHGTSMIRWKDLPEEQRWWLVHYIKTFSDKFLEEKNPPVISVSEPPRVTRESIMRGRQFYIDAECWKCHGESGRGDGPSADELKDKDGNISIPRDLTIGKNYGRGSSQEAIYITLISGLDGTPMPSYQDAFEDMDEELWNLVNYIYSLSND, encoded by the coding sequence ATAAATAACACCGGCAAAGAGAGATCAGCGCCGTTACGTCATATGAAATGGTTACTGATTATTTCGGGGCTCGCATTTACAGCCCTGGATTCGACAGACACATTTTCACAGGAATTGATCAACGGAATGAATAGTCAACCGACAGCGGAAGCGATTAGTAAGGGTAAGGAGCTCTACGATGTTACATGTGCTTATTGCCATGGACTGGATGGAAAAGGAGACGGTCCTGCGGCCGATTTCCTTATTCCCGCGCCGAGGGATTTCAGCGAGGGAGTATATAAGTTCCGCCGGACTCTCAGCGGAATTGTCCCGTCCGATTGGGACCTGTACGAGAGCATCACAAAAGGGATTCACGGTACGTCCATGATCAGGTGGAAAGATTTGCCCGAGGAGCAGCGATGGTGGTTGGTGCATTATATCAAGACGTTTTCGGATAAATTCCTTGAGGAAAAGAATCCTCCGGTCATAAGTGTGAGTGAGCCTCCCCGGGTAACGAGAGAAAGCATAATGCGCGGGAGGCAGTTCTATATCGATGCCGAGTGCTGGAAGTGCCACGGTGAATCGGGAAGGGGTGACGGCCCTTCTGCGGACGAGCTCAAAGATAAGGACGGGAATATCTCGATACCCCGTGATCTCACTATCGGAAAAAACTATGGGAGAGGCTCTTCTCAGGAGGCTATCTATATCACACTCATAAGCGGCCTTGACGGAACCCCTATGCCCTCTTATCAGGATGCTTTTGAGGACATGGATGAGGAGCTCTGGAACTTAGTGAACTATATTTACTCGCTCAGCAACGATTGA